In one Acomys russatus chromosome X, mAcoRus1.1, whole genome shotgun sequence genomic region, the following are encoded:
- the LOC127185223 gene encoding melanoma-associated antigen B4-like → MALLSRKAAMLVSFLLCRYKIKEPARRADMLKVINKRFKEHFPEIFEIARCRLDIVFGIEMEEVQPNGEAYMLVSKLDFKDDGSSSTELGVPNRGILTPLLSVIFLNGYIATEKEVWHFLNMLGVYDEVPHLIFGNVRKLITEDIVEEKYLEYCQIPDSDLPCYQFLWGPRAYAETSQATVKDFLAKIRKAMPSAAWSPYEQALIEEAEKMQAKSAYKPETKGKAKGHSKSK, encoded by the coding sequence ATGGCTCTTTTATCAAGGAAGGCAGCAATGCTGGTGTCATTCTTGCTCTGCAGGTACAAAATTAAAGAGCCTGCAAGGAGGGCAGATATGCTGAAAGTTATCAATAAAAGGTTCAAGGAGCACTTCCCTGAGATCTTTGAGATAGCCCGCTGTCGACTGGACATAGTGTTTGGCATTGAGATGGAAGAAGTCCAGCCCAATGGTGAGGCCTACATGCTTGTCAGCAAGCTAGATTTCAAAGATGATGGGAGTAGCAGCACTGAGCTGGGTGTTCCCAACAGGGGCATTCTGACTCCCCTCCTAAGTGTGATCTTCTTAAATGGCTACATTGCCACAGAGAAGGAGGTCTGGCACTTCCTGAATATGTTAGGAGTCTATGATGAGGTCCCACACCTCATCTTTGGGAATGTAAGGAAGCTCATCACTGAAGATATAGTGGAAGAAAAGTACCTGGAATACTGTCAGATTCCTGACAGTGACCTACCATGCTATCAGTTCCTATGGGGTCCAAGAGCCTATGCTGAAACCAGCCAGGCAACAGTGAAGGACTTTTTAGCTAAGATCCGTAAAGCCATGCCCAGTGCTGCCTGGTCTCCTTATGAACAGGCTTTgattgaggaggcagagaagatgcAAGCCAAATCTGCATACAAACCTGAGACCAAAGGCAAAGCCAAGGGACATTCTAAGAGCAAGTGA